A single window of Betta splendens chromosome 11, fBetSpl5.4, whole genome shotgun sequence DNA harbors:
- the LOC129604873 gene encoding uncharacterized protein LOC129604873, translating into MQHPQLQVLEQQVKGSQSKMLLPLLLTTLTYLYTHQHGKETCRRSLNSPRRLSLSSLSVLLVLTLLGLARGELLLLHDTASELTSTEKGQHPLAGCALAMITLAVHKGIIEPRSNRHYTYVKSNAYEFTLTTSFSETYWLGNPRTDDCRGEGMMTIQVTCTKTICQEADAGEPMTVLEANQLFHLIHGREKRDVEKLKTSKWDTNLFQQWLKYSAEAMFNAKGGKKQDCIACYNAKKIPQIKPLPGSEIGSCPDLSVCFAHCALHMAGDLQQWSDVLTVCPSRYTRKHREFDIATIIPPIVRKPDSMTFPICIVRGEELEQVTGRRTPKMKDAAGLVKCSKETWYPRTATSNVTATIKMCTTSPKARMKCTQVVSNGAHVIYERNLTTISQYRLLDFAEGTAPLGDIFWTCENNATIMPQLPRNWTGICAPVMLTGQLTLITQKTAPASSRPKRNAPQQYTLANWTWTYQPAEVYITWDQVPSGVPGEYEAIGSDWIQSGRVAGSIPLTGQIPNAQYIARNSRWVNYLWYNQQRFINFTLLGFELVKDQLHPTSVMALQNRFVIESIMATDQGVCEEFGKECCTVIPLHTAEEGDLTRVLNAMKKVRDEHVNNSNWNTRLASLWDWLSKMSWLRWLKMIGVTIGGFFVLILIIICCILPLLRILISKVLQSVTGQFPLQVRDGDEIVLTEFDDSISDFSNSTGDIDD; encoded by the coding sequence ATGCAACATCCACAGTTACAAGTCCTGGAACAGCAGGTGAAGGGTTCTCAGTCGAAGATGCTGCTTCCCTTGCTCCTGACCACTCTGACGTACCTCTACACACACCAGCATGGGAAGGAGACGTGTCGGAGGAGCCTGAATAGCCCCCGCcgcctttctctctcctctctctctgttcttcttGTGCTAACCCTTTTAGGCTTAGCAAGGGGGGAGCTACTACTGCTACATGACACTGCGTCTGAGCTAACTAGTACTGAAAAAGGCCAACACCCACTAGCTGGTTGTGCGCTGGCCATGATTACACTAGCTGTTCATAAAGGCATAATAGAACCACGGAGCAACCGCCACTACACATATGTAAAGTCTAATGCATATGAGTTCACACTGACCACTAGTTTTTCAGAAACGTATTGGCTGGGAAATCCACGCACTGATGACTGCCGAGGAGAAGGGATGATGACCATACAGGTAACATGCACGAAAACGATATGTCAGGAAGCTGATGCAGGAGAGCCCATGACAGTGTTAGAAGCTAATCAATTATTCCACTTAATACATGGGAGAGAGAAACGTGatgtagaaaaattaaaaacgtCCAAATGGGACACTAATCTATTTCAACAGTGGCTAAAATATTCGGCTGAAGCAATGTTCAatgcaaaaggaggaaaaaagcaaGACTGTATTGCTTGCTATAATGCCAAAAAGATACCCCAAATTAAACCACTGCCAGGAAGTGAAATAGGAAGCTGTCCTGATTTGTCAGTATGTTTTGCACACTGTGCATTGCACATGGCAGGAGATTTGCAGCAATGGAGCGATGTACTAACAGTTTGCCCATCTAGATATACTCGAAAGCATAGAGAGTTTGACATAGCAACCATAATACCTCCAATTGTAAGAAAACCTGATTCCATGACCTTTCCTATCTGTATAGTACGGGGGGAGGAATTGGAGCAGGTAACAGGCAGAAGAACACCAAAGATGAAGGATGCGGCAGGATTGGTGAAATGCAGCAAGGAAACATGGTACCCAAGAACAGCAACAAGTAATGTGACAGCCACCATCAAAATGTGCACCACCAGCCCAAAAGCCCGCATGAAATGCACCCAAGTTGTTTCAAACGGAGCACATGTAATATATGAGAGAAACCTTACTACAATCTCACAATATAGACTATTAGATTTTGCTGAAGGCACAGCTCCATTAGGAGACATCTTCTGGACCTGTGAAAACAATGCCACAATAATGCCTCAATTACCAAGAAATTGGACGGGCATATGTGCCCCAGTAATGCTGACTGGACAACTGACGCTAATCACCCAGAAAACTGCACCAGCTAGTTCCCGACCAAAAAGAAATGCACCACAGCAGTACACCCTAGCCAATTGGACATGGACATACCAACCAGCAGAAGTATATATCACATGGGACCAGGTACCAAGTGGAGTCCCAGGTGAATATGAGGCAATAGGCTCAGATTGGATACAGTCAGGTAGAGTGGCAGGAAGCATCCCGCTCACTGGTCAAATACCCAATGCTCAATACATAGCAAGAAATAGTCGATGGGTTAATTACTTATGGTACAATCAACAGAGGTTCATAAATTTCACCCTGTTAGGCTTTGAATTGGTAAAAGACCAACTGCATCCCACGTCAGTTATGGCATTACAAAACAGATTTGTGATTGAGTCCATAATGGCCACAGATCAAGGAGTATGTGAAGAGTTTGGAAAGGAGTGTTGTACCGTAATACCTCTCCACACAGCAGAGGAGGGTGACTTGACACGAGTATTAAATGCAATGAAGAAAGTGCGGGACGAACACGTTAATAACTCAAACTGGAACACAAGATTGGCAAGTCTGTGGGACTGGCTTAGCAAAATGAGCTGGCTGAGGTGGCTTAAAATGATAGGAGTGACAATAGGAGGATtctttgtgttgattttaataataatctgcTGCATCTTGCCCCTGCTACGCATCCTGATCTCCAAAGTGCTGCAAAGTGTGACAGGGCAGTTCCCATTACAGGTAAGAGATGGTGATGAAATTGTTTTGACCGAATTTGACGATAGCATTAGTGACTTCAGTAACAGCACAGGGGATATAGatgattaa